One segment of Amycolatopsis alba DSM 44262 DNA contains the following:
- a CDS encoding tannase/feruloyl esterase family alpha/beta hydrolase has translation MRRLSMLGVAALITAGSILTAPAATAGETTFRPVRTCADLVRTYDIPGAITHVETATVVPATATEPENCDVRGHVEPAVQFQLRLPTKTYAGRYLQFGCGGFCGAVTPPPFTDCGLPHGGDVAVAATDDGHVGTTPLVFDDGKWAANDQAARDDFAFRAPHVVSKASKRLISAFYGAPPKKSYFSGCSDGGREALLLAQRYPHDFDGIVAGAPAGYWGPLIGAYQTWLAKVNTGADGKPILTGDKLPALHAAALSSCDKVDGLADGAIDDPRACRFDPATIACPPGTDNAGCLTAAQVEATKKIYAPPTDERGRKLYPGGQTVGSELSWYGWTIGAPEFGGVPFARALADNYLKYMAYPIGAPHSSVDEFAFTSREFDRLTPEGIRSNAMSTDLREFRRAGGKLVLWHGWADQAIPAAGTVDYYQRLTRANGGHAATQDWARLFMVPGMYHCGTGDKLTEYDPLKELVSWVERGTAPDRTIATGRGADGKVFRTRPVFPYPLQAKYDGTGSVDDAANFVPVPPSRPSQDLVNWAGNDLYGKAGPVAP, from the coding sequence ATGCGGCGGTTGTCCATGCTCGGCGTGGCAGCGCTCATCACGGCAGGCTCGATACTCACGGCTCCGGCGGCCACCGCCGGTGAAACGACTTTCCGCCCGGTGCGCACCTGCGCCGACCTGGTGCGGACCTACGACATTCCCGGCGCGATCACGCACGTCGAGACCGCGACCGTGGTACCGGCGACGGCGACCGAACCGGAGAACTGCGATGTCCGCGGGCACGTCGAACCGGCGGTGCAGTTCCAGTTGCGGCTGCCGACCAAGACGTACGCGGGCCGCTACCTGCAGTTCGGCTGCGGCGGGTTCTGCGGCGCCGTCACTCCGCCGCCGTTCACCGACTGCGGGCTGCCGCACGGCGGCGACGTCGCTGTCGCGGCCACCGACGACGGCCACGTCGGCACGACCCCGCTCGTCTTCGACGACGGCAAGTGGGCCGCGAACGACCAGGCCGCCCGCGACGACTTCGCCTTCCGGGCGCCACACGTGGTCTCGAAGGCGTCCAAGCGCCTCATCTCGGCGTTCTACGGCGCTCCGCCGAAGAAGTCGTACTTCAGCGGCTGCTCCGACGGCGGCCGTGAGGCGCTTCTGCTGGCACAGCGCTACCCGCACGACTTCGACGGCATCGTCGCCGGCGCGCCGGCCGGCTACTGGGGGCCGCTGATCGGCGCCTACCAGACCTGGCTCGCCAAAGTGAACACCGGCGCCGACGGCAAACCCATCCTGACCGGGGACAAACTCCCGGCACTGCACGCCGCGGCACTGTCCTCCTGCGACAAGGTCGACGGTCTCGCCGACGGCGCGATCGACGACCCGCGGGCCTGCCGCTTCGACCCGGCCACGATCGCCTGCCCGCCGGGCACCGACAACGCCGGGTGCCTCACCGCGGCACAGGTCGAGGCCACCAAGAAGATCTACGCCCCGCCGACCGACGAACGCGGCCGCAAGCTGTACCCCGGTGGCCAGACCGTCGGCTCCGAACTGTCCTGGTACGGCTGGACCATCGGGGCACCCGAGTTCGGTGGCGTCCCGTTCGCGCGGGCACTCGCCGACAACTACCTGAAGTACATGGCCTACCCGATCGGGGCACCGCATTCGTCGGTCGACGAGTTTGCCTTCACTTCGCGTGAATTCGACAGGCTGACCCCGGAAGGCATCCGCTCCAACGCGATGTCGACGGATCTGCGCGAATTCCGCCGTGCCGGCGGGAAACTCGTGCTCTGGCATGGCTGGGCGGACCAGGCGATCCCCGCGGCGGGCACCGTCGACTACTACCAGCGGCTCACCCGCGCCAACGGCGGCCATGCCGCGACGCAGGACTGGGCGCGGCTGTTCATGGTGCCGGGGATGTATCACTGCGGCACCGGCGACAAACTGACCGAGTACGACCCGCTGAAGGAGCTGGTCTCCTGGGTCGAGCGCGGCACCGCGCCGGACCGGACGATCGCCACCGGCCGCGGCGCCGACGGCAAGGTCTTCCGCACCCGGCCGGTGTTCCCGTACCCGCTGCAGGCCAAGTACGACGGCACCGGAAGCGTCGACGACGCCGCGAACTTCGTACCTGTACCGCCTTCGAGGCCTTCGCAGGATCTCGTGAACTGGGCGGGGAACGACCTGTACGGCAAGGCCGGTCCTGTTGCTCCCTAA
- a CDS encoding GH92 family glycosyl hydrolase: MPRSVRPWVCGLLSATVVVSGVVALPAAASAEEVPPDFYSSFEQGEPQPTWSDTVDVDPSGKPKAFGVDGANATTIPGDIRGKVTETSANSENTPNEGASNLVDGSTDTKWLAWTPTGWAQVALSEPTSITRYALSSANDFDNRDPQDWTLQGSADGQAWTDLDKQTGQKFSDRFQSKEYRLPAASAAYKFFRLNITKNNGGDIMQLSELLLANEDPAPPALPNMRSFADSGPTGGYTNKNRVGFTGTRAFRYAGSHKAPGHGWSYNKIFDVDLPVAATSELSYKVQPEFIRGDLKYPSTNVAVDLAFTDGTYLSQLGAVDQYGFGLSPQGQGASKVLYTNQWNLVRSQIGVVAKGKTIDRILVGYDNADGPGSLQGWLDDIKVSATPTPPASLRPSDNVLTTRGSLSNGSFSRGNNMPATAVPHGFNFWIPTTDAGTLSWMYSYHSRNNEQNLPSLQAFSASHAPSPWMADRQTFQFLPSTATGVPNPEREARKLPFKHSNETARAHYYGVDFENGIKTEVAPTDHAALYRFKFPGADSNLIFDNVNNNGGLTLDPAGRAITGYSDVKSGLSAGASRMFVYATFDKPVTAGSKLSTGSGDQKRDNVLGYLKFDAGADKTVNMRIATSLISVDQAKKNMEQELAPNASVESVSETAAKAWDEKLKVVEVEGASKDQLITLYSNLYRLFLYPNSGFENVGTLEKPVKKYASPVSPKAGQDTPTQTGAKLVDGEFYVNNGFWDTYRTVWSAYSLLSPDTTGKLVDGFVQQYRDGGWISRWSSPGYADLMTGTSSDAAFADAYLKGVKGFDVQSAYDSAVKNATVTPPNGAVGRKGIDEGTFLGYAPNTADHGFSWAIEGYVNDNAIANMSKKLYDEAPANDPRKQEYLDNYGYFTERATQYVNVFDPSVGFFQGRDAAGKFTRAKDKFDPEVWGIDYTETNAWGMRFSVPQDGQGLANLFGGKAGLASKLDEFFATPETGLKFGSYGGIIHEMTEARDVRMGMYAHSNQAAHHTLYMYDYAGQPSKTQAKVREALSRLYVGSELGQGYGGDEDNGEQSAWWLFGMLGFYPLQVGSSDYAIGSPLFTKATVNLPGGKKIVVNAPKNSAKNVYVQGLKVNGKAQTSTSLAHSAIAGGGTLDFDMGPNPSSWGTGPNDAPKSITKGDAVPTPVHDLTKPVSGADAAFFDNTSRTEAKVKAPIQYQVPSTKEAGSYYTLTSGKGAGDAKSWVLKGSYDGKSWAVADQRTDQSFQWRQQTKPFKIANSAHYAYYRLEVTATTGEEASLSEFEVLGKPDAACTQTVTGERKGPLTVQSGVTCVDGATVSGPVSVAPGASLIVRGGSISGPLTATGAAQIVLDRTKVGGPVAITGATGAVSIELTEIGGPVALTGNKGPVLTSSTIGGPLACAANSPAPTDYDLQNTVRGPAAGQCAKL; this comes from the coding sequence ATGCCCCGAAGCGTCAGACCTTGGGTCTGCGGCCTCTTGAGTGCCACGGTCGTGGTGTCCGGGGTGGTGGCCCTTCCGGCCGCCGCCTCGGCCGAAGAGGTGCCACCGGACTTCTATTCCTCGTTCGAGCAAGGCGAGCCGCAGCCGACGTGGAGCGACACGGTCGACGTCGACCCGTCCGGCAAGCCGAAGGCGTTCGGTGTCGACGGCGCGAACGCCACCACCATCCCCGGTGACATCCGCGGCAAGGTCACCGAGACGTCCGCCAACAGCGAGAACACCCCGAACGAGGGCGCGTCGAACCTGGTGGACGGCTCGACGGACACCAAGTGGCTTGCCTGGACACCGACCGGCTGGGCGCAGGTCGCGCTGTCGGAGCCGACGTCGATCACGCGGTACGCGCTGTCCTCCGCGAACGACTTCGACAACCGCGACCCGCAGGACTGGACGCTGCAGGGTTCCGCCGACGGCCAGGCCTGGACGGATCTGGACAAGCAGACCGGCCAGAAGTTCTCGGACCGGTTCCAGTCCAAGGAATACCGCCTGCCCGCGGCGAGTGCCGCGTACAAGTTCTTCCGCCTGAACATCACGAAGAACAACGGCGGCGACATCATGCAGCTCTCGGAGCTGCTGCTGGCCAACGAGGACCCGGCCCCGCCGGCGCTGCCGAACATGCGCAGCTTCGCCGACAGCGGCCCGACCGGCGGCTACACGAACAAGAACCGTGTCGGTTTCACCGGCACGCGGGCGTTCCGCTACGCCGGCAGCCACAAGGCGCCGGGGCACGGCTGGTCGTACAACAAGATCTTCGACGTCGACCTCCCGGTGGCGGCGACCTCGGAGCTGTCGTACAAGGTGCAGCCGGAGTTCATTCGCGGTGACCTGAAGTACCCGAGCACGAACGTCGCGGTCGACCTGGCGTTCACCGACGGCACGTACCTGAGCCAGCTCGGCGCCGTCGACCAGTACGGCTTCGGGCTCTCGCCGCAGGGCCAGGGCGCGAGCAAGGTGCTCTACACCAACCAGTGGAACCTGGTGCGCTCGCAGATCGGCGTGGTCGCGAAGGGCAAGACGATCGACCGGATCCTGGTCGGTTACGACAACGCCGACGGCCCTGGCTCGTTGCAGGGCTGGCTGGACGACATCAAGGTCTCGGCGACGCCGACGCCGCCGGCGAGCCTGCGTCCGTCCGACAACGTGCTGACCACGCGCGGTTCGCTGTCGAACGGGTCGTTCTCGCGGGGCAACAACATGCCGGCGACCGCGGTGCCGCACGGGTTCAACTTCTGGATCCCGACGACCGACGCGGGCACGTTGAGCTGGATGTACTCCTACCACTCGCGCAACAACGAGCAGAACCTCCCGTCGCTGCAGGCGTTCTCCGCGAGCCACGCGCCGAGTCCGTGGATGGCCGACCGGCAGACATTCCAGTTCCTGCCTTCGACCGCCACCGGGGTGCCGAACCCGGAACGTGAGGCGCGAAAGCTGCCGTTCAAGCACTCCAACGAGACAGCTCGGGCGCACTACTACGGTGTCGACTTCGAGAACGGCATCAAGACCGAGGTCGCGCCGACCGATCACGCGGCGCTGTACCGGTTCAAGTTCCCCGGTGCGGACTCGAACTTGATCTTCGACAACGTCAACAACAACGGCGGGCTCACCCTCGACCCCGCGGGCCGGGCCATCACCGGCTACAGCGACGTCAAGAGCGGGCTATCGGCCGGCGCGTCGCGGATGTTCGTCTACGCCACCTTCGACAAGCCGGTGACCGCCGGTTCGAAGCTGTCGACCGGTTCAGGTGACCAGAAGCGGGACAACGTCCTGGGCTACCTGAAGTTCGACGCCGGTGCCGACAAGACGGTGAACATGCGGATCGCGACCTCGCTGATCAGCGTCGATCAGGCGAAGAAGAACATGGAGCAGGAGCTCGCCCCGAACGCGTCGGTCGAGTCGGTGAGCGAGACCGCGGCGAAGGCCTGGGACGAGAAGCTCAAGGTCGTCGAGGTCGAGGGTGCGTCGAAAGATCAGCTGATCACGCTGTACTCCAACCTGTACCGGCTGTTCCTGTACCCGAACTCGGGCTTCGAAAACGTCGGCACCCTCGAGAAGCCGGTGAAGAAGTACGCGAGCCCGGTGTCACCGAAGGCCGGTCAGGACACCCCGACGCAGACCGGGGCGAAACTGGTCGACGGCGAGTTCTACGTCAACAACGGGTTCTGGGACACCTATCGCACGGTGTGGTCGGCGTACTCGCTGCTCAGCCCCGACACCACCGGCAAGCTGGTCGACGGTTTCGTGCAGCAGTATCGCGACGGTGGCTGGATCTCCCGCTGGTCGTCCCCCGGTTACGCGGACCTGATGACCGGCACCAGTTCGGACGCCGCCTTCGCGGACGCGTACCTCAAGGGAGTCAAGGGATTCGACGTCCAGTCGGCGTACGACTCGGCGGTCAAGAACGCGACGGTGACCCCGCCGAACGGCGCTGTCGGCCGGAAGGGCATCGACGAGGGCACGTTCCTCGGGTACGCGCCGAACACCGCGGACCACGGGTTCTCGTGGGCGATCGAGGGTTACGTCAACGACAACGCGATCGCGAACATGTCGAAGAAGCTCTACGACGAGGCTCCGGCGAACGACCCGCGCAAGCAGGAGTACCTGGACAACTACGGGTATTTCACCGAGCGGGCCACGCAGTACGTGAACGTGTTCGACCCCAGTGTCGGCTTCTTCCAGGGCCGGGACGCGGCGGGCAAGTTCACCCGCGCCAAGGACAAGTTCGACCCGGAGGTGTGGGGTATCGACTACACCGAGACCAACGCGTGGGGCATGCGGTTCTCCGTCCCGCAGGACGGTCAGGGCCTGGCGAACCTCTTCGGCGGCAAGGCGGGGCTGGCGTCCAAACTGGACGAATTCTTCGCCACCCCCGAGACGGGGCTGAAGTTCGGCAGTTACGGCGGGATCATCCACGAGATGACCGAGGCGCGGGACGTCCGGATGGGCATGTACGCGCATTCCAACCAGGCCGCGCATCACACGCTCTACATGTACGACTACGCGGGTCAGCCCTCGAAGACGCAGGCGAAGGTCCGCGAGGCGCTGTCCAGGTTGTACGTCGGCAGCGAGCTCGGCCAGGGCTACGGCGGTGACGAGGACAACGGCGAGCAGTCGGCTTGGTGGCTGTTCGGCATGCTGGGCTTCTACCCGCTGCAGGTCGGCAGCTCGGACTACGCGATCGGCTCGCCGCTGTTCACCAAGGCGACCGTGAACCTGCCCGGCGGCAAGAAGATCGTGGTCAACGCGCCGAAGAACAGCGCGAAGAACGTCTACGTGCAGGGCCTGAAGGTCAACGGCAAGGCGCAGACCTCGACGTCGCTGGCGCATTCGGCGATCGCAGGAGGCGGGACGCTCGACTTCGACATGGGCCCGAACCCGTCGTCGTGGGGTACCGGCCCGAACGACGCGCCGAAGTCGATCACCAAGGGCGACGCGGTGCCGACGCCGGTGCACGACCTGACCAAGCCGGTCTCCGGCGCGGACGCCGCGTTCTTCGACAACACGTCGCGGACCGAGGCGAAGGTCAAGGCTCCGATCCAGTACCAGGTGCCCTCGACGAAGGAGGCGGGTTCGTACTACACGCTGACTTCGGGCAAGGGTGCCGGTGACGCGAAGAGCTGGGTGCTGAAGGGTTCCTACGACGGGAAGAGCTGGGCGGTCGCGGATCAGCGGACCGACCAGAGTTTCCAGTGGCGCCAGCAGACCAAGCCGTTCAAGATCGCGAACTCGGCGCACTACGCCTACTACCGGCTCGAGGTCACCGCGACCACGGGCGAGGAGGCGTCGCTGTCGGAGTTCGAGGTGCTGGGCAAGCCGGACGCGGCGTGCACGCAGACGGTCACCGGTGAACGCAAGGGCCCGCTGACCGTGCAGAGCGGGGTGACCTGTGTGGACGGTGCGACGGTGTCCGGTCCGGTGTCGGTGGCGCCGGGTGCGAGCCTGATCGTCCGCGGCGGGTCGATCTCCGGTCCGCTGACGGCGACGGGTGCGGCGCAGATCGTGCTGGACCGGACGAAGGTGGGCGGTCCGGTGGCGATCACCGGGGCGACCGGTGCGGTCTCGATCGAACTGACCGAGATCGGCGGACCGGTGGCGTTGACGGGCAACAAGGGGCCGGTGCTGACTTCCAGCACGATCGGCGGACCTCTGGCGTGCGCGGCCAACTCCCCCGCTCCGACGGACTACGACCTGCAGAACACCGTCCGCGGCCCGGCCGCCGGGCAGTGCGCGAAGCTGTAG
- a CDS encoding MFS transporter has translation MRSPVQSRSLKDAWPALTGLSAVFLFEMLDNSILNVALPTIGRELSASTTTLQWVTGAYSVVFGGLMLAFGALADRVGRRKIMLTGLVLLAVASLATAFVTVAWQLIAVRAVMGVAAAMTTPGSLALAFRLFDEDVLRVRATTLISTVGLIGLAIGPTAGGLVLSIAPWQALLLVNVPVAALAFLGIPADDPADLHRDPIDVAGAVLGTATIVLALLAPTLFVEEGTASVLPWTAAVAALAAGTGFVLRQKTARHPLLDLKLVARPLVSSGLALKAAAGLATAGLGYLVTLHLQFGLGWAPAQAAIGMLPQVVVLIAGGALVTPLMKRLGLVKAAWLSAAAVVCGLAVYTAFGGLGYVWIAVALALVAVGMRVVGVVAGTNVMRGLPSNRTTIGAALVDTASEVTTGIGIALSGTILALVFPGALTSARGSADFLAATTHAGLALTVLSAALVSFGILRGRRPE, from the coding sequence TTGCGTTCCCCTGTTCAAAGCCGTTCCCTGAAGGACGCGTGGCCCGCCCTGACCGGGCTCTCGGCCGTGTTCCTGTTCGAGATGCTCGACAACTCGATCCTCAACGTCGCGTTGCCGACCATCGGCCGCGAACTCTCCGCCTCGACGACCACCCTGCAATGGGTGACCGGCGCGTATTCCGTCGTGTTCGGCGGCCTGATGCTGGCGTTCGGCGCGCTGGCCGACCGAGTGGGCAGGCGCAAGATCATGCTCACCGGACTCGTGCTCCTCGCCGTGGCCAGCCTCGCGACGGCGTTCGTCACCGTCGCGTGGCAGCTCATCGCCGTCCGGGCCGTCATGGGGGTCGCGGCGGCGATGACGACACCGGGGTCACTCGCTCTCGCGTTCCGCCTCTTCGACGAAGACGTGCTGCGAGTCCGCGCGACCACGCTGATCTCGACCGTGGGCCTGATCGGCCTCGCCATCGGCCCCACCGCCGGTGGGCTCGTGCTGTCCATAGCGCCGTGGCAGGCGCTGCTGCTGGTGAACGTGCCTGTCGCCGCGCTCGCGTTCCTCGGCATCCCCGCCGACGATCCCGCCGACCTGCACCGCGACCCGATCGACGTCGCGGGCGCCGTGCTGGGAACCGCGACGATCGTCCTCGCGCTGCTCGCCCCCACGCTCTTCGTCGAAGAAGGCACCGCGTCGGTTCTGCCTTGGACCGCCGCCGTGGCCGCGCTCGCCGCCGGAACCGGCTTCGTCCTGCGTCAGAAGACCGCCCGGCATCCGTTGCTGGACCTGAAACTCGTCGCGCGTCCGCTGGTGTCCAGCGGTCTGGCGCTCAAGGCCGCGGCGGGACTGGCGACCGCCGGGCTCGGCTACCTCGTGACGCTGCACCTCCAGTTCGGTCTCGGCTGGGCACCCGCCCAGGCGGCGATCGGGATGCTGCCCCAGGTCGTCGTTCTCATCGCCGGCGGCGCGCTCGTCACCCCGCTGATGAAGCGTCTCGGACTCGTCAAGGCCGCCTGGCTCAGCGCCGCCGCGGTCGTCTGCGGGCTGGCCGTCTACACGGCGTTCGGTGGGCTCGGCTACGTCTGGATCGCCGTCGCGCTCGCTCTCGTCGCGGTGGGCATGCGCGTGGTCGGTGTCGTCGCGGGCACCAACGTGATGCGTGGCCTGCCGTCGAACCGGACCACCATCGGAGCCGCGCTCGTCGACACCGCCAGCGAAGTCACCACCGGGATCGGCATCGCGCTCAGCGGCACCATCCTGGCGCTGGTCTTCCCCGGAGCCCTGACCTCGGCCCGTGGATCGGCCGACTTCCTCGCAGCGACCACCCACGCCGGGCTCGCGCTCACCGTGCTGTCCGCGGCCCTCGTCAGCTTCGGCATCCTCCGCGGCCGCCGTCCCGAATAG